The following proteins are co-located in the Pedobacter frigiditerrae genome:
- a CDS encoding thioesterase family protein translates to MFVFESKVKVRYVETDQMGVVHHSNYAQYYEVARTECFEACSGMTYETMEAEGVMLPILEMQSKFLKPALYNQTLTIKSIVKEKPSIKLTVDYEIYNEANELINIGKTVLVFVNKSTRRPCQPPPNFMENVRQYFI, encoded by the coding sequence ATGTTTGTATTTGAAAGCAAAGTTAAGGTTCGCTATGTAGAAACCGACCAAATGGGTGTTGTTCATCATAGTAACTATGCCCAATATTACGAAGTTGCAAGAACCGAATGTTTTGAAGCTTGTTCTGGCATGACCTACGAAACAATGGAGGCTGAAGGAGTAATGTTGCCGATTTTGGAGATGCAATCTAAATTTTTAAAGCCAGCATTATATAATCAAACATTAACCATCAAATCTATTGTTAAGGAAAAACCTTCTATAAAATTAACTGTAGATTATGAAATTTATAATGAGGCAAATGAGTTAATTAATATAGGTAAAACGGTTTTAGTATTTGTAAATAAATCAACAAGAAGACCTTGCCAACCACCTCCAAATTTTATGGAGAACGTAAGGCAATACTTTATATAA
- a CDS encoding YihY/virulence factor BrkB family protein, giving the protein MNWVHKQLLKLRIYSLFIEWTKVCVLPGFSPLPLYTVATFFFKEIGKEALVNKASSLSYNFMLAIFPAIIFLFTLIPYIPKSIGFQDTLMDLLALVLPNNAYLAFETTIIEIVNIQNGSLLSVGFVLSLFFATNGVHKLMVAFNKSSLVVETRTWVKQRMVAVVLTVVIALSVIVCIVAMAMGEIVLNYLQRELHYKGGITLFAIDVVRWLLLGTLYFITVSILYRYGPAHAKKWKFFSAGSWFATILAFLTIWGFSFYINNFGSYNKIYGSIGTLIVVMIWLYLNSLILLVGFELNASVDLSKRSVKIIRPNFNLFKKSTPVDEKLSKT; this is encoded by the coding sequence ATGAATTGGGTACATAAACAGTTATTAAAACTCAGAATCTATTCGTTATTTATCGAGTGGACAAAAGTTTGTGTATTGCCTGGTTTTAGCCCTCTACCACTTTATACAGTTGCCACATTCTTTTTCAAAGAGATAGGAAAAGAAGCTTTAGTAAACAAGGCTTCATCATTATCCTATAACTTTATGCTGGCAATTTTTCCTGCCATCATTTTCTTGTTTACCTTAATTCCTTACATACCAAAAAGCATCGGTTTTCAGGACACCCTGATGGATTTGTTGGCTTTAGTATTACCAAATAATGCTTATTTAGCTTTTGAAACGACAATCATTGAAATTGTAAACATTCAAAACGGCAGCTTACTTTCTGTGGGTTTTGTATTATCCTTGTTTTTTGCAACCAATGGCGTTCATAAATTGATGGTTGCCTTTAACAAATCGTCTCTCGTAGTAGAAACCAGAACTTGGGTAAAACAACGAATGGTAGCTGTAGTTTTAACGGTCGTAATTGCCTTATCTGTTATTGTGTGTATTGTAGCAATGGCCATGGGCGAAATTGTATTAAACTACCTGCAAAGAGAGTTACATTATAAAGGTGGTATTACGTTGTTTGCAATTGATGTGGTTAGGTGGTTGTTATTAGGCACATTATACTTCATCACAGTTTCCATTTTATATCGTTACGGACCAGCCCATGCAAAAAAATGGAAATTCTTTAGTGCTGGTTCCTGGTTTGCTACCATACTTGCTTTTTTAACCATTTGGGGATTTTCTTTCTACATCAACAACTTTGGTTCTTACAATAAAATCTACGGTTCAATCGGTACTTTAATTGTTGTAATGATTTGGCTTTATCTAAATTCTTTGATTTTATTAGTAGGTTTTGAGCTAAATGCAAGTGTAGATTTATCAAAACGCAGCGTAAAAATCATTAGACCGAACTTCAATCTGTTCAAAAAATCAACTCCTGTTGATGAAAAACTAAGCAAAACGTAA
- a CDS encoding tetratricopeptide repeat-containing sensor histidine kinase, with translation MKLRLAYLSFICSILFFSCQNFKEEEKAHPEYFDKVINKAQVEQNHNFKLASKTLDSAYNAFPNPSKEDLFRRFKFYCEYLLIQKRDYIGATKYADSGVNLFYDNKKDFKDALASAYNLKADVCLYQYNYDDAFKYLYMANDLIKYGKNYGQIATININLGNVLYNQNKLPEALIYYKKAYQFSVKVGNKNYDKYFVPIYQALNNVSVVYEKSNLLDSAVITHLHLLNFIENTKDKYPTEIKSINITKAIIYGNLGSALLKQKKYNEAEINLKKSLELSKNDNSAYNEDPVYNLIKLGHLYLETGRSSLVPLIIHKVEIQQSKLKKYFNEVDTRLKELIWKYNEKIGDVKNAYYSYKAFDAVRDSTSLARNNLAKKDFNKEFIKLAQANEIEVLKKKDELKSVYLILAIGLTLLSALSIFLLYRNALITKQNVKSLTILNAKISSHNEMMEKTLEALEQSQEENTHMMQVVAHDMRTPIAGVIGLTSLMLEEDDLNEEQREILSMINTSGADTLNFINDLLQVQHNKTKLIKEPVEMHTLLKYCITLLESKAKEKSQHLTIKTIPIEINISREKIWRVMSNLISNAIKFSSHGTTIAVGMEEKPLSIIISVKDNGIGIPPELADKLFNMDAEVQREGTDGEKSFGLGLAISKQIIEAHNGNIWFESLPGSGTTFFVELPITEN, from the coding sequence ATGAAATTAAGGTTAGCATATCTATCTTTTATCTGTTCCATTTTATTTTTTTCCTGTCAAAACTTTAAGGAAGAAGAAAAGGCGCATCCTGAGTATTTTGATAAGGTAATTAATAAAGCCCAAGTTGAGCAAAATCATAATTTCAAACTAGCTTCTAAAACTTTAGATTCTGCTTACAATGCATTTCCAAACCCAAGTAAGGAAGACTTATTTAGAAGGTTTAAGTTTTATTGTGAATATTTGTTAATTCAAAAGCGAGATTATATAGGTGCAACCAAGTATGCGGATAGTGGAGTGAACTTATTCTATGATAATAAGAAAGATTTCAAAGACGCATTAGCGTCAGCTTATAACCTTAAGGCTGATGTTTGCCTATACCAATATAACTACGATGATGCCTTCAAGTATCTTTATATGGCAAATGACTTGATTAAATATGGTAAAAATTATGGGCAAATTGCTACTATCAATATTAATCTTGGCAATGTCTTATACAATCAAAACAAATTGCCTGAAGCTTTAATTTACTATAAAAAAGCTTATCAATTTAGTGTTAAGGTGGGCAATAAAAATTATGACAAATACTTTGTCCCCATCTATCAAGCATTAAATAATGTTTCTGTTGTTTATGAAAAATCAAATCTATTAGATAGTGCTGTTATAACTCACTTACACTTATTGAATTTCATTGAAAATACAAAAGATAAATACCCAACTGAAATTAAATCTATCAATATAACAAAAGCAATAATTTATGGGAACCTTGGTTCAGCCTTACTAAAACAAAAGAAATATAATGAGGCAGAAATTAATCTAAAAAAGAGTTTAGAACTTTCGAAAAACGATAATTCAGCCTATAATGAAGACCCCGTATATAACTTGATTAAATTGGGGCATCTTTATCTAGAAACAGGTAGAAGCTCATTAGTACCATTAATAATTCATAAAGTAGAAATACAGCAAAGTAAACTCAAGAAATATTTTAATGAAGTTGACACAAGGTTGAAAGAGTTAATTTGGAAATATAATGAGAAGATTGGAGATGTTAAGAATGCTTATTATAGTTATAAAGCGTTTGATGCAGTTAGAGACTCAACAAGTTTGGCAAGAAACAATCTGGCAAAAAAAGATTTCAACAAGGAATTTATAAAATTAGCTCAGGCTAATGAAATTGAAGTATTGAAGAAAAAAGATGAATTGAAATCAGTTTATCTGATTTTAGCGATTGGACTTACCTTGCTTTCTGCATTGAGTATTTTTTTACTTTATAGAAATGCCCTTATCACTAAACAAAATGTGAAAAGCCTAACCATTCTGAATGCAAAAATAAGCAGTCACAATGAGATGATGGAAAAAACACTGGAAGCCTTAGAACAAAGTCAGGAAGAAAACACACACATGATGCAGGTTGTGGCCCATGACATGCGAACCCCAATTGCAGGTGTTATTGGACTAACTTCTCTTATGCTTGAGGAAGATGACTTGAATGAAGAACAGCGTGAAATTTTAAGCATGATTAATACCTCTGGCGCAGACACCCTGAATTTCATCAATGACCTTTTGCAGGTTCAGCACAACAAAACAAAGTTGATAAAGGAACCAGTAGAGATGCACACTTTGTTGAAATATTGCATTACCTTGTTAGAGAGCAAGGCAAAGGAAAAAAGTCAGCACCTCACCATAAAAACAATTCCAATAGAGATAAACATTAGTCGCGAGAAAATATGGAGGGTAATGAGCAATCTTATTTCCAACGCCATAAAGTTTAGCTCACATGGTACAACCATTGCAGTTGGCATGGAAGAAAAGCCCTTAAGCATAATCATCTCTGTTAAAGACAATGGTATTGGAATCCCTCCAGAACTAGCCGATAAGTTGTTCAACATGGATGCTGAGGTTCAGAGAGAAGGAACAGATGGTGAGAAATCTTTTGGCTTGGGATTGGCCATTTCAAAACAAATCATAGAGGCACACAATGGCAACATCTGGTTTGAAAGCCTGCCGGGCTCTGGAACAACTTTCTTTGTAGAACTTCCCATTACAGAAAATTAG